From Saccharothrix espanaensis DSM 44229, the proteins below share one genomic window:
- a CDS encoding ESX secretion-associated protein EspG — protein MTVFSFALSYAAADMLWEDLKLGSRPYPFDFPYLGQTFDERRGIRNAVYNDLESRGLARRGRVAAEVEEALNLLVRFDYSLNAIASLDPKNVERQLLARAGAKGELAVLAVLDDRQLKIDTMRSSALLRAVVDLIPQSRPGPGQSLTVPMPSAAPPPAPRRDDDFGGSMFTSAMAPRSAATSQIRALEATFERPRLRAGQFGVTVRGRHGREQRAPQVAWFDNDQGRYMSQTRQGQDGQKWLTHAPADNARIAAQLAQELNGLLN, from the coding sequence GTGACGGTGTTCTCGTTCGCCCTGTCGTACGCGGCCGCTGACATGCTGTGGGAAGACCTGAAGCTCGGCAGCCGGCCCTACCCGTTCGACTTCCCGTACCTCGGCCAGACGTTCGACGAGCGGCGCGGCATCCGCAACGCCGTCTACAACGACCTGGAGTCGCGTGGCCTGGCCCGGCGTGGCCGGGTCGCGGCCGAGGTCGAGGAGGCGCTGAACCTGTTGGTGCGCTTCGACTACTCGCTCAACGCGATCGCGTCGCTGGACCCGAAGAACGTGGAGCGCCAGCTCCTGGCCCGCGCCGGGGCCAAGGGCGAGCTGGCGGTCCTCGCGGTGCTGGACGACCGGCAGCTGAAGATCGACACGATGCGCTCGTCGGCGCTGCTGCGCGCGGTGGTGGACCTGATCCCGCAGTCGCGCCCCGGTCCGGGCCAGTCGCTCACGGTCCCGATGCCGTCGGCCGCGCCGCCGCCCGCGCCGCGCCGCGACGACGACTTCGGCGGCTCGATGTTCACCAGCGCCATGGCACCGAGGTCCGCCGCGACCTCGCAGATCCGCGCGCTGGAGGCGACGTTCGAACGGCCGCGGCTGCGCGCCGGGCAGTTCGGCGTCACGGTGCGTGGACGGCACGGCCGTGAACAGCGCGCACCGCAGGTGGCCTGGTTCGACAACGACCAGGGCCGCTACATGTCGCAGACGCGCCAGGGCCAGGACGGCCAGAAGTGGCTCACCCACGCGCCCGCCGACAACGCGCGCATCGCCGCCCAGCTCGCCCAGGAGCTGAACGGCCTGCTCAACTGA